The Antricoccus suffuscus region CGTTCGATCGAAATAGCAGAGCTACCTCGCGACGACAACGGCAAAATCGCCAAGCGGAAGCTGCGAGCGAGCTACTGGGAAGGCCAAGAACGACGGGTATAGATGGCGCCACGGCGTGATGCGCTTGCGAGTCATTGCTGCTCACCAGGCACGATTCATCGAACTGTTCAGATGATCAGAACTGTGCAACACTGGGGCTTGTAGGACCATTCGGATCTGGATGTCTCTCTCCCCCCGACTAGACCCGCCGAATGTTGACCTTCGGTACAACTCCTCCCCGAGATGTGCCGAAGGGTGTCCGGGGCCGGTGACAGATCGCCCCGCCACGCCGCGCGCTTACGCTACGACCCGATCACCAATGTCGGCACACCAAGAGCATGGTCTTTGACTGTGAATACGCGCGTGCCCTTCTTGCGACCCGTCCGTAGCTCAGATATCTCGACTCCCTGACCGGCCAGCCGTTCGTGAGCGGCGGCCGCGTCGCGTGCCCGCCACGCGAGTCCCCAAAACCGGTCGTCCTCGTCGTCGCCCACCTTGCGCAGGTCGACGACAATCTCGACTACTAAGTCCCCACAACGGAAGAACAGCTGACGCGCGGAACGCTCGACGAATGTACGGTCCAGTCTCAGATCAAGACCCATTCTCGCGCCAAACAACGCGACCGCGCGGTCCGGGTATGTCGTATGCACGACGATGTGGTCCAGCCCCAAGATCGCGGCGGCGGCATCGTCTGGGTCGACCGCCGGCGGCTCCTCCCGCTCGATGATTCCGAGCGTGAGGCCATTCACGTCCGTGGTGGCGCTCCGGCCGTCCACGACGAGCTCGACACCCCGACGCTGGATGAGCCGCGTCGTCGACGCGAAATCGTCGGCGGCGAACACCGCCGAACGTACGCCCGACTTCTGCGCAGACTCGATCACTAATCCAATGTTCGGGGTCTGGCATCTGTTGTCCGCGTCGGCGGCGCGCCCCAGCAGAGCTTCGTAAGCCGACCGCGTCGCGGGCACGTCCGTTGACGCGATATTGACGTGGTCCAGTGCCCGGATCATGCGAGGATCCAATTCGTCGTACGACGGCGCGCAAATTCAGTCATGAAGCCTTTATGTCACACGACCGCGCCGCCGTTGTCGCCGCATGGCGTCCGAACAGGAAAAGGAATAGACCGGGTGATGCTCGGGCTAGTACCTTCGAGGGACCGCGACACCGCCGGAGGAGCTAAGACCCTTGAACGCTCCGCATTTCACCTCCTCTCGCGCCGATCGCGCACCGCTCATGTTCGACGTAGTCATTGCCGGGTGCGGACCGACTGGCGCGATGCTGGCGGCCGAACTACGGCTGCACGATGTGCGCGTATGCGTGCTGGAAAAGGAGACCGAGCCCGCGTCGTTCGTGCGGATAGTGGGCCTGCATATTCGCAGTCTCGAGCTGATGGCAATGCGCGGCCTGCTAGAGCGCATTCTCGAACACGGAAGACAACGTCCGGCCGGAGGTTTCTTCGCTGCCATTGCCACACCCGCGCCCGAAGGGCTGGATTCCGCGCACGCCTACCTTCTGGGCATCCAACATCCGGTCCTCGTTGACTTGCTCGAGAATCACGCGCTCGAACTGGGTGCGCAGGTCCGGCGCGGTCGTGCGGTGGCCGATTTCGAGCAGGACGACGAGGGTGTGACCATCGAGCTGGCCGGAGGCGAGCAGGTGCGGACGCGCTATCTCGTCGGCTGTGACGGCGGGCGCAGTACCGTGCGCAAACTGCTCGGCGTCGCCTTCCCCGGCGAGCCCTCACGGACCGAGACGCTGATGGGCGAAATGGACGTGGGGACGCCGCAAGACGAAATCGCGGCCAAAGTGAGAGAAATCGGCGAGACCACTAAGCAATTCTGGATCCGACCCGCAGCTGTTGGGGTCTATCAAGTCGTCGTCCCCGCCGCTGGAGTCAGCGACCGCGCGGAACCACCTACCCTCGAGGATTTCAAACAACAGTTGCGGACCATCGCCGGAACGGATTTCGGCGTCCACTCCCCGCGCTGGTTGTCCCGCTTCGGAGATGCCACCCGACAAGCCGAACATTATCGGGTCGGGCGGGTGCTGCTGGCCGGCGACGCGGCACACATCCATCCACCCACCGGCGGGCAGGGCCTCAACCTGGGCGTTCAGGACGCGGTCAACCTCGGCTGGAAGCTGGCCGCTCACATTCGCGGCTGGGCGCCGCAAGCGCTGCTGGACACTTACCAGACTGAGCGCCATCCGGTCGCCGCCCGCGTGCTCGATAACACCCGCGCCCAGATGGAACTGCAGTCCGCCGAACCGGGACCGCAAGCCGTACGCAGGCTGCTCACCGAACTGATGGACTTCAACGAGGTGAACCGCTATCTGATTGAGAAGATCACTGCGATAGACATCCGCTACGACTTCGGCACCGGCCCCGACCTGCTCGGCCGCCGCCTGCGCGACATCGACGTGGCACACGGCCGTCTCTACGACCTCCTCCATCGCGGCCGCGGACTACTACTGGATCGCACCGACACCCTGACCGTCGACGGCTGGTCAGACCGCGTCGATTACCTCGCGGATCCGACGGCGGCACTGGATGCACCGTGCGTCCTGCTGCGCCCCGACGGCCACGTCGCCTGGATCGGCGACGATCAGCATGACTTGGACGACCACCTGTCCCGCTGGTTCGGCAAGGCCGTCACTTGATGCGCCTGAGGATCGCGCCTTCGGGCCGTCCGCGCTGGCTACAGCCGATGACCTCAGCCTTGCGGCGGCGACCGGAAATCTCAACAGCGTCGCGGATAGGCTCGTGCACATGACTCCTCAGCGCACCGATCAACTTCAGACGCCCGCCCTAATCGTGGATAACGACCTGCTTCAGCAGAATCTCGACACGATGGCGACCGCGCTGCCGGGTGCCAGACTGCGCCCACATGTCAAGGCGCACAAGTGCACTGCGCTTGCGAGGCGGCAGTACGACGTCGGGCATCACGGCTTTACCTGCGCCACGATCCGCGAGGTCGAGGGAATGGCCAAGGCGGGGCTCGGCGAGGACCTACTGCTCGCCAACGAAGTCCTCGACATGTCGCGCCTCGGCGTACTCGTCACCGAAGGACACCGCATCACTGTCGCCGTCGACTCTGCGCAAACCGTCAAGGCCGCGCACGACGCCGGCCTTCGCGAAGTCGTCGTCGATGTCAATGTCGGCCTGCCGCGCTGCGGCTGTGCCCCTGAAGATGCCGGCACGCTCGCGGACCTCGCGCGCAGTAATGGCCTGCACGTGCGTGGTGTCATGGGCTACGAAGGCCACCTGATGATGGCCGAGCCCATTGCCGAGAAACGCCATCGCACCGAAGAGTCTATGGAGCTGTTGCTACGCGCTCACGAGGACGTCGGTGGCGAACTGGTCACCGCTGGCGGCACGGGTACCTATGCGGTCAATACGTGGGCTAACGAAATCCAGGCGGGTTCGTACGCATTGATGGATACGGCTTACGGCTCGCTCGACATCCCTTTTGCGCAAGCATTGTCCGTGCTCGGTACCGTCATCTCGGTCAGCCCGAAGTGGGCGGTCGCCGACGTGGGACTCAAGGCATTGGGAATGGACCATGGCAACCCTTCGATACCGGGCGCGAGGGTGCTCTTCTGCTCAGATGAGCACATTACCTTTGCCCCAGAAGAGCCCGTTTCCGTTGGCGACTTGGTGCATGTCCTGCCGGCGCACGTCGACCCGACGGTCGCGTTGCACGAGGCGCTGTACCTCGTGCATGGGGACGAGATTCTCGAACGCTGGACCGTGGACCTACGTGGCTGGTAGCTCGCCTGAGCCGAACAAGATCAGCGATACCCGCGTCTGGCAAATAAGCGCGAGTCAACGCGATTCCGATTCGAGGTAGGTCAGCTACATCTCGGAAAATGAGGTACATCGGCTCGTAACGCGGTTGGAACTTGCGCTTGTAGGCGTGCAGGCTTCGGAATCCGTACGCCGGCTCAAGTGCCGCACCAAGGAGGTCGAATACCTTCTTGACAAGCGGGCCGGACCCGACGCCCGCGCCGACGAGCGGCGCCCCTGAGAGCGAGACCAGCTGCGCGCCCTCACGCTGAAACTGCAGCATGCTTGAGGAGATGAGGAAGTCTACGGCCAACGCGAATCCGTCGTTGGTACGGCGCATGACATCGAGGGTCCAGCCACGAACCGCACCCCGCGACCCATAGATCGGCAACCACGATACGACCGCGTGCACCATGCCCCCGGGGCCAATGGCCAACGCGACCCGGGTCGCGGGATCCTCGGCCTCCTCGATCCCGCCAAGCGTGAACCCCATCTCTGGCAGCTCTTTTTCCGCGACCCACTGATCACTCAAATTCCGCACCTGGTCGACGATGGCGCGCGGCTGCGAGCGCAGCGGTGCGAGCGAGAAGGAGATCCCCTCGCGGTGCGCGCGGTTCATAGCGGTGCGTACGTCCTGCCACCGCTTGCCCTTGAACTTCAGGTCCGGAAGGTCCACGAGCGCATCCTGCGCGACCTGAGTCGCCGACCACCCCCGCGCGGTGGCCCAGTCTGCCGCCGCGCCATCCGCGCCAAATAGGCAGGGAGTCACGGAGCTCTCTTCACACATATCCGCGAACTCGTCGAGCATCGCGCGGGTTTGATGTGGCGCCGCGATTGGGTTTCCGACCGCGATCGCAACCCCGGCGTGCCGCCGGAAGGCGACGGCCGAAGCGCGGTCCGCGGACAGGAAATGCCAGTTCCCGCGCCAGGTGGACATCCACGAAAGGTTTTGGCCGCCGTATCGCATGAGCAGTTCGCGGGTCTTCGTCGATGACTGCGTCGTGCGTGCTCTGTCGCCACTAGTGGCAGTGGTCGGGCGCAGTCCGAGCAACAGACCGAGCTCGCCAGCCCACAGCAACATCGTGACGAATGCGAACGCCGCCGAGCCACCGCTGATACCGAGGACATCGGGCCACAGTGCGAAGCTCACGCCCACAAAACCGGCGGCACCGACAAGGACCATGAACGCGCAGGTCACGGTGGAGCCGATCCACGCAAGCCGGTGTCCGCGTCGTACGCCATTGGCGAGCACCACAGCACCAGCAATCACGAGCACCTTTTCGATTCCGGACACCACGCCGAGACCGTCCTGGCCGAGCGGCGCATCGAAAACCGCCGCGGTTGCGAGGATCTGGACGGCACCGAGGGCCAGCATGCCGAACGCCGCCGACGTGCGCATCGTGCGTGGCTCATCGCGCAGTTCGGGCTGCCCCGCTGACTGCCGGCTGATGAGCAGCGGCCCGACGAGCAGTCCGGGCACTACGACGATGAGGTGCATGACGTCCGCGAGCGTGCCGATGTACAGGAACGAGATGCCGACGTAGCTCACGAGCGCAAGCCGCGCCCATCCGCGCCACGGCGCCCGAACCAGCGCGGTTGC contains the following coding sequences:
- a CDS encoding VOC family protein, yielding MIRALDHVNIASTDVPATRSAYEALLGRAADADNRCQTPNIGLVIESAQKSGVRSAVFAADDFASTTRLIQRRGVELVVDGRSATTDVNGLTLGIIEREEPPAVDPDDAAAAILGLDHIVVHTTYPDRAVALFGARMGLDLRLDRTFVERSARQLFFRCGDLVVEIVVDLRKVGDDEDDRFWGLAWRARDAAAAHERLAGQGVEISELRTGRKKGTRVFTVKDHALGVPTLVIGS
- the rox gene encoding rifampin monooxygenase — encoded protein: MFDVVIAGCGPTGAMLAAELRLHDVRVCVLEKETEPASFVRIVGLHIRSLELMAMRGLLERILEHGRQRPAGGFFAAIATPAPEGLDSAHAYLLGIQHPVLVDLLENHALELGAQVRRGRAVADFEQDDEGVTIELAGGEQVRTRYLVGCDGGRSTVRKLLGVAFPGEPSRTETLMGEMDVGTPQDEIAAKVREIGETTKQFWIRPAAVGVYQVVVPAAGVSDRAEPPTLEDFKQQLRTIAGTDFGVHSPRWLSRFGDATRQAEHYRVGRVLLAGDAAHIHPPTGGQGLNLGVQDAVNLGWKLAAHIRGWAPQALLDTYQTERHPVAARVLDNTRAQMELQSAEPGPQAVRRLLTELMDFNEVNRYLIEKITAIDIRYDFGTGPDLLGRRLRDIDVAHGRLYDLLHRGRGLLLDRTDTLTVDGWSDRVDYLADPTAALDAPCVLLRPDGHVAWIGDDQHDLDDHLSRWFGKAVT
- a CDS encoding alanine racemase is translated as MTPQRTDQLQTPALIVDNDLLQQNLDTMATALPGARLRPHVKAHKCTALARRQYDVGHHGFTCATIREVEGMAKAGLGEDLLLANEVLDMSRLGVLVTEGHRITVAVDSAQTVKAAHDAGLREVVVDVNVGLPRCGCAPEDAGTLADLARSNGLHVRGVMGYEGHLMMAEPIAEKRHRTEESMELLLRAHEDVGGELVTAGGTGTYAVNTWANEIQAGSYALMDTAYGSLDIPFAQALSVLGTVISVSPKWAVADVGLKALGMDHGNPSIPGARVLFCSDEHITFAPEEPVSVGDLVHVLPAHVDPTVALHEALYLVHGDEILERWTVDLRGW